A genomic window from Pseudomonas cavernicola includes:
- a CDS encoding amidohydrolase, with translation MTDSDNFYSTHSAVDQYADLVLSNGRFYTLDPAQPWAEAVAIREGRFVAVGSLQSLQSLIGPKTLQHDLAGAFCMPGLHDMHTHPDLALAPRYSDDLDVGIEDPTPEQLVEAIHAYADAHPGDGWIYGQYWVRYTFREAGLTPGREWLDSVMPDRPVALLDRMWGTMMVNSKALELAGIDRTTADPRNGYLERDELSGEPNGLLIDGAYALIHAAMPPTPVSVLRRAYRDGVHFQSARGVTATKYVHVCERRLEALKELDDSGELTLRVEAAISWQDDIFPVRRRWELLSGERHYYRSARLNANAVKFHFDGTVEPRSSYLLTPWPEESSWRGKLNLTPEHITDMVVDMDSRGLRVIAHCTGDGASDVFLDAVAEARRRNGFSGIRHQCAHSTLLHPGNLKRFRELEVIAEFSPAAWYPTPFASGARSGYGQERLKRIYDFKGVLAAGGIAVMGTDWPVASIDPWLALETMVTRQNPWNQEPNCFGEPITLEQALQVATLNGAYAMGLEQLTGSLEVGKSADLIVLDRDLFAQAPRNYIHRTQVLLTFVEGRPVYDRQGDFADTALQALWQGEPPVLEGKA, from the coding sequence GTGACCGATTCAGACAACTTCTACTCCACTCATAGTGCTGTCGACCAATATGCCGATTTGGTTCTCAGCAACGGGCGTTTCTACACGCTTGATCCTGCGCAGCCATGGGCTGAGGCGGTGGCCATCCGCGAGGGGCGCTTCGTCGCTGTCGGTAGTTTGCAGTCGCTGCAGTCGCTGATCGGCCCGAAAACCCTGCAGCATGACCTGGCCGGCGCGTTTTGCATGCCTGGGCTACACGACATGCACACTCACCCAGACCTGGCGTTGGCACCGCGTTACAGCGATGACCTGGATGTCGGTATCGAAGATCCGACCCCGGAGCAGTTGGTCGAGGCGATCCACGCCTATGCCGATGCGCACCCCGGCGACGGCTGGATTTATGGCCAATATTGGGTGCGCTACACCTTCCGCGAAGCCGGTTTGACCCCCGGTCGCGAGTGGCTCGACAGCGTCATGCCGGATCGCCCGGTCGCGCTGCTCGACCGCATGTGGGGCACCATGATGGTCAACTCCAAGGCCCTGGAGCTGGCGGGTATCGACCGCACCACGGCCGATCCGCGCAACGGCTATCTGGAGCGTGATGAGCTGAGCGGCGAGCCCAATGGCCTGCTGATCGATGGGGCCTATGCGCTGATTCATGCAGCCATGCCGCCGACGCCGGTGAGTGTGCTGCGGCGCGCTTACCGCGATGGCGTGCACTTCCAGAGCGCGCGCGGGGTGACTGCGACCAAGTATGTGCATGTCTGCGAGCGGCGGCTGGAGGCATTGAAGGAGCTCGACGATAGCGGCGAACTGACGTTGCGCGTCGAGGCGGCCATCAGTTGGCAGGACGACATTTTTCCGGTGCGTCGCCGCTGGGAGCTGCTCAGCGGTGAGCGCCACTATTACCGCAGTGCCCGGCTGAATGCCAACGCGGTGAAGTTCCACTTCGACGGCACGGTCGAGCCACGCTCGTCCTACCTGCTTACCCCATGGCCAGAGGAGTCGAGCTGGCGCGGTAAGCTCAACCTGACCCCGGAGCACATCACCGACATGGTGGTGGACATGGACAGCCGTGGCCTGCGAGTGATCGCCCACTGCACTGGTGACGGGGCCTCGGATGTATTCCTCGATGCGGTCGCCGAGGCGCGGCGGCGTAATGGCTTCAGCGGTATTCGGCACCAGTGTGCGCACAGTACCTTGCTGCATCCGGGGAATCTCAAACGCTTCCGCGAACTGGAGGTGATTGCCGAGTTTTCGCCGGCGGCGTGGTATCCGACGCCGTTCGCCAGTGGCGCGCGTTCTGGCTATGGCCAGGAACGCCTGAAGCGCATTTACGACTTCAAGGGCGTATTGGCGGCTGGCGGCATCGCAGTGATGGGCACCGACTGGCCGGTGGCCTCGATCGACCCCTGGCTGGCGCTGGAAACCATGGTCACCCGGCAGAACCCATGGAACCAGGAGCCGAACTGCTTTGGTGAGCCGATCACATTGGAGCAGGCGTTGCAGGTTGCCACCCTCAACGGTGCTTACGCGATGGGGCTTGAGCAGCTCACCGGCAGTCTGGAAGTGGGCAAGTCGGCGGATCTGATCGTGCTCGACCGTGACCTGTTTGCCCAGGCGCCGCGCAACTACATCCACCGCACTCAGGTGCTGCTCACCTTCGTAGAAGGCCGGCCGGTGTACGACCGCCAGGGTGATTTTGCCGATACTGCGCTGCAAGCGCTGTGGCAGGGCGAGCCGCCGGTGCTGGAAGGGAAAGCCTGA
- a CDS encoding CobW family GTP-binding protein, translated as MAISSIPVTVVAGFLGAGKTTLLNRMVQRAEGGRLAVIVNDFGELNIDAAIIAEVTDAVYSLQNGCICCTVQEDLLAQLVSLTQLTPRLERIVIECSGVSDPQRIVQTLGYPQLRAYVHLDAVITLVDATGYSALEGEFARLSRAQVACADLVLLNKSDLVSPSELASVRNSLGGRARVFSTVQAELPDALLLADRDEPASLKMTPVSARHDQLFESWVWKSQQQLEPTAFRAWLARLPADVFRLKGQVLLQGTGHPYWVQHVGTRSQFSPAASSGDAPAVQLVFIARRGSDLRESLEQGLEACLVAA; from the coding sequence ATGGCCATTTCAAGCATACCGGTCACGGTGGTCGCCGGCTTTCTCGGCGCCGGCAAGACTACGCTGCTCAACCGCATGGTGCAGCGCGCCGAGGGTGGGCGGCTGGCGGTGATCGTCAATGACTTCGGTGAGCTGAACATCGATGCGGCGATCATTGCCGAGGTCACCGACGCGGTTTACAGCCTGCAAAACGGTTGCATCTGCTGCACGGTGCAAGAGGATCTGCTGGCTCAGTTGGTTAGCTTGACTCAGCTCACGCCACGCCTGGAACGCATCGTCATCGAGTGCAGCGGCGTGTCCGACCCGCAACGGATCGTGCAGACACTCGGCTATCCGCAATTGCGCGCTTATGTGCATCTGGACGCGGTGATCACCCTGGTGGATGCCACTGGCTACAGCGCACTCGAAGGTGAGTTCGCCAGGCTTTCCCGCGCTCAGGTTGCCTGTGCCGATCTGGTGCTGCTGAACAAGTCGGATCTGGTGAGCCCGAGCGAGCTGGCAAGCGTGCGTAACAGTCTGGGAGGGCGGGCGCGAGTATTCAGCACCGTTCAGGCAGAGTTACCAGACGCCTTATTGCTGGCGGATAGAGACGAGCCCGCCAGCCTGAAAATGACGCCGGTTAGCGCCCGTCATGATCAACTGTTCGAGAGCTGGGTCTGGAAAAGTCAGCAACAGCTCGAACCGACAGCCTTTCGAGCCTGGTTGGCCCGTTTGCCGGCAGACGTATTTCGTCTGAAAGGCCAGGTTCTCCTGCAAGGCACTGGCCATCCGTACTGGGTGCAGCATGTAGGCACACGCAGCCAGTTCAGTCCGGCAGCGAGCAGCGGCGACGCGCCAGCCGTGCAGTTGGTGTTTATCGCCAGACGCGGCAGCGATCTGCGGGAGTCGCTGGAGCAAGGGCTGGAAGCCTGCCTGGTGGCGGCTTGA
- a CDS encoding NAD-dependent formate dehydrogenase, with protein MAKVLCVLYDDPVGGYPKTYARDTIPKIELYADGQTTPTPQAIDFKPGALLGSVSGELGLRKFLEARGHTLVITSDKDGPNSAFEKELIDAEIVISQPFWPAYLTADRIAKAPKLKLALTAGIGSDHVDLQAAIDRKITVAEVTFCNSISVAEHVVMMILGLVRNYIPSYQWVVKGGWNIADCVERSYDVEGMEVGTVAAGRIGLAVLRRLKPFDVKLHYTDRHRLPESVEKELNLTYHADVESMVKVCDVVTINCPLHPETEHLFNASLIAKMKRGAYIVNTARGKICDRDAIASALESGQLAGYAGDVWFPQPAPKDHPWRTMPHHGMTPHISGSSLSAQARYAAGTREILECWFDGKPIRNEYLVVDGGKLAGVGAHSYSAGNSTKGSEEAAKFKRV; from the coding sequence ATGGCCAAAGTTTTGTGTGTGCTTTACGACGATCCCGTGGGCGGTTACCCCAAGACGTACGCGCGCGACACGATTCCCAAGATCGAGCTTTATGCCGATGGGCAAACCACACCGACCCCCCAGGCGATCGATTTCAAGCCGGGCGCGCTGCTGGGCAGCGTGTCAGGCGAGTTGGGACTGCGCAAGTTCCTTGAGGCGCGCGGCCATACCCTGGTCATCACGTCTGATAAGGACGGTCCGAACTCTGCGTTCGAGAAGGAACTGATCGACGCGGAGATCGTCATCTCGCAACCATTTTGGCCTGCCTATCTGACGGCAGATCGCATCGCCAAGGCGCCCAAGCTCAAGCTTGCATTGACGGCCGGCATCGGCTCGGACCATGTGGATTTGCAGGCAGCGATCGATCGCAAGATCACGGTGGCGGAAGTCACCTTCTGCAACAGCATCAGCGTGGCCGAGCATGTGGTGATGATGATCCTGGGCTTGGTGCGAAACTACATTCCATCCTATCAATGGGTCGTGAAAGGCGGCTGGAATATTGCCGATTGCGTTGAGCGCTCTTACGACGTGGAAGGCATGGAAGTCGGCACGGTAGCGGCGGGACGTATCGGGCTGGCCGTGCTGCGTCGGCTCAAGCCCTTTGACGTGAAGCTACATTACACTGACCGCCATCGTCTGCCGGAAAGCGTGGAGAAGGAGTTGAACCTGACCTATCACGCAGATGTGGAATCGATGGTCAAGGTCTGTGACGTGGTCACGATCAATTGTCCGTTGCATCCCGAGACAGAGCATCTGTTCAATGCTTCGCTGATCGCGAAGATGAAACGCGGTGCCTATATCGTCAATACGGCTCGTGGCAAGATTTGTGATCGCGATGCCATTGCGAGTGCGCTGGAGAGTGGCCAATTGGCCGGTTATGCGGGCGATGTCTGGTTCCCGCAACCCGCACCGAAGGATCACCCCTGGCGCACGATGCCGCACCATGGCATGACCCCGCATATCTCGGGTAGTTCGCTGTCGGCGCAAGCGCGCTATGCGGCAGGCACGCGCGAGATCCTTGAATGCTGGTTCGACGGAAAGCCCATCCGCAACGAGTATCTCGTGGTCGATGGCGGCAAGCTTGCCGGTGTTGGTGCGCATTCCTACAGCGCAGGCAATTCCACAAAGGGCTCCGAGGAAGCAGCGAAGTTCAAGCGGGTCTAA
- the egtB gene encoding ergothioneine biosynthesis protein EgtB — MPNPAPAAAPALADLERLLTRFRQVRAASEALCAPLEVEDFVIQSMPDVSPPKWHLAHVSWFFETFLLTPFLRGYRPLEPAYDHLFNSYYQTHGTPFPRAQRGLLSRPGVAEVYSYRAQVDAAIAELLRQPPAEHIEEIARRLELGLQHEQQHQELLLMDIKHILAQNPLQPAYRRDLPVPVAQPASVQRWHGYPGGLRHIGHAGDGFAFDCELPRHRVFVADFELASQPVSNADFLAFIEDGGYRRSAFWLSDGWNLVQQAGWQAPLYWQRRGGRWLEMTLAGLRELDRQAPVCHISFYEAEAYAAWAGARLPSEAEWEVAALEQPLNGNFIESGYLQPLAAAPGLDGPVQLYGDVWEWTGSAYRPYPGFRALEGSLGEYNGKFMCGQMVLRGGCCATPQAHIRASYRNFFYPAMRWQFAGLRLAREA; from the coding sequence ATGCCCAATCCGGCCCCTGCAGCCGCACCCGCCCTGGCCGATCTCGAGCGCCTGCTGACGCGCTTCCGGCAGGTGCGCGCCGCTTCCGAGGCGCTCTGCGCCCCGCTCGAGGTCGAGGACTTCGTGATCCAGAGCATGCCCGACGTGAGCCCGCCGAAATGGCATCTGGCGCATGTCAGCTGGTTCTTCGAGACCTTCCTGCTGACGCCTTTCCTGCGCGGCTATCGGCCGCTGGAGCCGGCCTACGACCACCTGTTCAACTCCTATTACCAGACCCACGGCACGCCCTTCCCGCGCGCGCAACGCGGCCTGCTGTCGCGCCCAGGGGTGGCAGAGGTTTATAGCTACCGGGCGCAGGTCGATGCGGCGATCGCCGAGCTGCTCCGCCAGCCACCCGCGGAACACATTGAGGAGATAGCCCGGCGCCTCGAACTGGGCCTGCAGCACGAGCAGCAGCATCAGGAGCTGCTGCTAATGGACATCAAACACATTCTCGCGCAGAACCCGCTGCAGCCGGCCTATCGCCGCGACTTGCCGGTGCCGGTCGCCCAGCCCGCCAGTGTCCAACGCTGGCATGGCTATCCGGGCGGCTTGCGGCATATCGGCCATGCCGGCGACGGCTTCGCCTTCGACTGCGAGCTGCCGCGCCACCGGGTGTTCGTCGCCGATTTCGAGCTGGCCAGCCAGCCGGTCAGCAATGCCGACTTCCTCGCCTTCATCGAGGACGGCGGCTACCGACGCAGCGCATTCTGGCTGTCCGATGGCTGGAATCTGGTGCAGCAGGCCGGCTGGCAGGCGCCGCTGTACTGGCAGCGCCGCGGCGGCCGCTGGCTGGAAATGACCCTGGCTGGCCTGCGCGAGCTGGATCGGCAGGCGCCGGTCTGCCACATCAGCTTCTACGAGGCCGAGGCCTATGCCGCCTGGGCCGGTGCGCGCCTGCCGAGCGAGGCGGAGTGGGAAGTGGCGGCGCTGGAGCAGCCGCTCAACGGCAATTTCATCGAGTCCGGTTACCTGCAACCGCTCGCCGCTGCGCCCGGACTGGACGGTCCGGTCCAGCTGTACGGCGACGTCTGGGAATGGACCGGCAGCGCCTACCGCCCTTACCCCGGCTTCCGGGCGCTGGAGGGCAGCCTTGGTGAATACAACGGCAAGTTCATGTGCGGTCAGATGGTGCTGCGCGGCGGCTGCTGCGCAACCCCGCAAGCGCACATCCGCGCCAGCTACCGCAACTTCTTCTACCCCGCGATGCGCTGGCAGTTCGCCGGCCTGCGTCTGGCCAGGGAGGCTTGA
- the egtD gene encoding L-histidine N(alpha)-methyltransferase produces the protein MAAAIHFHDQCQNGANASLREETLAGFAGDPKWASPKFFYDRRGSELFEQICQQPEYYPTRTEELILRLAARQIAEIAGPQASLLELGSGASRKVRLLLEALHPASYLGIDISRDFLLSSTRRLAADYPWLEVHAACADFSRPMQLPEGFDGEHPLAFFPGSSIGNFDPPEAQVFLRNLHTLLPPGGGLLIGVDLIKDKAVLEAAYNDAAGITAAFNRNLLERIRRELDSDIEPARFDHQAFYNEEAARIEMHLLSPGAQTVTIEGKRFSFAHGESLHTENSYKYTPAIFCDLASSAGFKSVALWLDPRQLFSVHYLQRE, from the coding sequence ATGGCAGCGGCTATTCACTTTCATGATCAATGCCAGAACGGCGCCAACGCTTCGCTGCGCGAAGAGACTCTGGCCGGCTTCGCCGGCGATCCCAAGTGGGCCTCGCCCAAGTTCTTCTATGACCGGCGCGGCTCCGAACTCTTCGAGCAGATCTGCCAGCAGCCCGAGTATTACCCGACCCGTACCGAAGAGCTGATCCTCCGCCTGGCGGCCCGGCAGATCGCCGAAATCGCCGGGCCGCAGGCCAGCCTGCTGGAGCTGGGCAGTGGCGCCAGCCGCAAGGTGCGCCTGCTGCTGGAAGCCCTGCACCCGGCCAGCTACCTGGGCATCGATATTTCCCGCGACTTCCTGCTCTCGAGCACAAGGCGGCTGGCGGCGGATTATCCCTGGCTCGAGGTGCATGCCGCCTGCGCCGACTTCAGCCGGCCGATGCAGCTGCCGGAGGGCTTCGACGGCGAGCACCCGCTGGCGTTCTTCCCCGGCTCGAGCATTGGCAATTTCGATCCGCCGGAGGCCCAGGTCTTCCTGCGCAACCTGCACACCCTGCTGCCGCCGGGCGGCGGCCTACTGATCGGCGTCGATCTGATCAAGGACAAGGCCGTGCTGGAGGCCGCCTACAACGACGCGGCCGGCATCACCGCCGCCTTCAACCGCAACCTGCTGGAGCGCATCCGCCGCGAACTGGACAGCGACATCGAGCCAGCGCGCTTCGACCACCAAGCCTTCTACAATGAGGAGGCCGCGCGCATCGAGATGCACCTGCTCAGCCCGGGGGCGCAGACCGTGACCATCGAGGGCAAGCGCTTCAGCTTCGCCCATGGCGAAAGCCTGCACACCGAGAACTCCTACAAATACACCCCGGCGATTTTCTGCGACCTGGCCAGCAGTGCCGGCTTCAAGTCGGTCGCCCTATGGCTCGACCCGCGTCAGCTGTTCAGCGTGCATTACCTGCAGCGCGAATAA
- a CDS encoding IS110 family transposase, giving the protein MSVFVGVDVGAKTVVLAWRKGGRTRGKLDIQQTPEGHAQAVERIKALEAVQVVMEATGVYYLDLAVALSKAGIVVSVINPKSFHHFAQLKLAQSKTDPLDAALLAEYAERMTPAPWTAPDTLRMALRDIGRQINRLTATRTQAKNRLHALRSKRDTLALLIEDEVEAVERLDQRIERLSNAAQRLIAEDAVLNSQFQHLLAAKGVGVASAIALLAELSVLPQHLKAPQVSRYAGLDIRLCQSGSSVNKASRLSKAGNAYLRSALYMPALSAVRHDPNAKAFYLSLQRRGKKKIQAVCAVMRKYLTGLWACIQLGEPFDSSKLFSKIHLAEA; this is encoded by the coding sequence ATGAGCGTATTTGTCGGTGTGGATGTGGGTGCCAAGACAGTTGTCTTGGCATGGCGAAAGGGTGGTCGCACGCGGGGCAAGCTGGACATCCAGCAAACGCCCGAGGGGCACGCCCAGGCGGTGGAGCGGATTAAAGCGCTAGAAGCCGTCCAAGTCGTGATGGAGGCCACCGGCGTTTACTACTTGGACTTGGCCGTTGCCTTGAGCAAGGCCGGGATCGTCGTGTCTGTCATCAACCCCAAAAGCTTCCACCACTTTGCCCAACTCAAGTTGGCGCAAAGCAAGACCGACCCGCTAGACGCGGCCCTCCTGGCCGAGTACGCCGAGCGGATGACGCCAGCCCCTTGGACTGCGCCGGATACCCTCCGTATGGCGCTGCGTGACATCGGCCGACAAATCAATCGGCTGACCGCGACCCGTACACAAGCCAAGAACCGCCTGCACGCCTTGCGCTCCAAACGTGACACGCTGGCGCTGCTGATTGAAGACGAAGTTGAAGCGGTCGAGAGGCTGGATCAGCGCATCGAGCGACTCAGCAACGCTGCACAGCGCCTGATTGCCGAGGACGCCGTGTTGAACAGTCAGTTTCAGCATCTGCTGGCAGCCAAAGGTGTTGGCGTTGCCAGTGCTATTGCGTTACTGGCTGAACTCAGTGTCCTGCCCCAGCATCTGAAGGCGCCGCAAGTCAGTCGCTATGCCGGGCTAGATATCCGCCTGTGCCAATCGGGCAGTAGCGTCAATAAGGCTTCACGGCTGAGCAAGGCGGGTAATGCCTATCTACGAAGCGCCCTCTACATGCCGGCACTGAGCGCGGTACGACATGACCCAAACGCCAAGGCCTTCTACCTGTCCCTACAACGCCGTGGCAAAAAGAAAATACAGGCCGTATGCGCCGTCATGCGCAAGTACCTGACCGGGCTTTGGGCTTGCATCCAACTGGGCGAACCCTTCGACTCCAGCAAGCTATTCAGCAAAATCCATCTGGCTGAAGCTTGA
- a CDS encoding IclR family transcriptional regulator domain-containing protein: protein MSDEQRASPPPLAPPIIASPAKRIEAFAGDPNFMTSLARGLVVIHAFQERKRHLTIAQISHRTEIPRAAVRRCLYTLMKLGYVTTDGRTYSLLPKVLTLGHAYVSSTPLAVTAQPILDRLSEQLHEACSMATLEGDEILYIARSATPQRLISVDLSVGSRLPAYCTSMGRILLAALDDAALSDYLSHADLQVKTSRTVHTPEALRASIEEIRSQGWVVIDQELEVGLRSVAVPVRDSAGQVLAALNVGTHAGRVTRKELESRFLPALLEASKELSARLFP, encoded by the coding sequence ATGAGCGACGAACAGCGCGCAAGCCCGCCACCACTAGCGCCTCCGATTATTGCCTCGCCGGCCAAGCGCATCGAGGCTTTCGCGGGTGATCCGAACTTCATGACATCCCTGGCCAGGGGCCTCGTCGTTATCCATGCGTTCCAGGAACGCAAGCGCCACCTGACCATCGCGCAGATCAGCCACCGCACCGAGATCCCCCGCGCTGCCGTGCGCCGCTGCTTGTATACCTTGATGAAGCTGGGCTACGTCACCACCGACGGGCGCACCTACTCGCTGCTGCCCAAGGTACTGACCCTTGGCCACGCCTATGTGTCCTCGACCCCGCTGGCGGTCACCGCCCAGCCGATCCTCGACCGCCTCAGCGAGCAACTGCACGAAGCCTGTTCGATGGCGACCCTGGAAGGCGACGAGATTCTCTACATCGCCCGCTCGGCGACGCCGCAACGGTTGATCTCGGTCGATCTGAGTGTCGGCAGCCGCCTGCCGGCCTACTGCACCTCCATGGGACGGATTCTGCTCGCCGCACTGGATGACGCGGCACTGAGCGACTACCTCAGCCATGCCGATCTGCAAGTGAAGACCTCGCGCACCGTGCACACCCCCGAAGCATTGCGGGCGAGCATCGAGGAGATCCGAAGCCAGGGTTGGGTGGTGATCGATCAGGAGCTGGAGGTCGGCCTGCGTTCGGTGGCGGTGCCGGTCAGGGATTCAGCCGGGCAGGTGCTGGCGGCCCTCAACGTAGGCACTCATGCCGGTCGAGTTACCCGCAAGGAGTTGGAGTCGCGCTTTCTGCCGGCGTTGCTGGAGGCCAGCAAGGAACTGAGTGCGCGATTGTTCCCTTAG
- a CDS encoding AraC family transcriptional regulator: protein MNSPLLSERSMVFERGDPYEVSGYVNQHVGNHCIRLPAVGHPLASLSHRKFASLDLCQISYGGSVRVTSPALENIFHLQILLKGHCLWKGREQEKFLAPGELLLINPDDPVDLTYSDDCEKFILKLPVSLLEATCNEQRWLKPSEGVRFTQNRYRLQELEGFVGLLGLVCQEAESDLILPRISEHYTQIIASKLLTLLKTNVSREELCAQAASFERIAHYIDSNLKQDICVEQLASQAHISLRSLYALFERYAGSTPKSYIRRKKLEQINACLSDPSCSVRNVTEIALDYGFLHLGRFSESYKIAFGELPSDTLKHRV, encoded by the coding sequence ATGAATAGTCCCCTGCTGAGTGAACGCAGTATGGTGTTTGAGCGTGGCGACCCCTACGAGGTGTCTGGCTACGTCAATCAGCATGTGGGCAACCATTGCATTCGTCTGCCCGCTGTCGGCCATCCGCTGGCTAGCCTCAGCCACCGCAAGTTCGCCAGCCTGGATCTCTGCCAGATCAGCTATGGCGGCAGCGTGCGCGTCACTTCCCCGGCCTTGGAGAACATCTTCCATCTGCAGATCCTGTTGAAGGGGCACTGCCTGTGGAAGGGCCGCGAGCAGGAAAAATTCCTCGCTCCCGGTGAGCTGTTGCTGATCAATCCGGATGATCCAGTCGACCTGACCTACTCGGACGATTGCGAAAAATTCATCCTCAAGCTACCCGTGTCGCTGCTCGAAGCCACCTGCAACGAGCAACGCTGGTTGAAGCCAAGCGAAGGCGTGCGTTTCACCCAGAACCGCTACCGTCTGCAGGAACTCGAAGGCTTTGTCGGCTTGCTCGGCCTGGTTTGCCAGGAGGCGGAGTCCGATCTGATCCTGCCAAGGATCAGTGAGCACTACACGCAGATCATCGCCAGCAAATTGTTGACCCTGCTCAAGACCAACGTCAGCCGCGAGGAGCTGTGTGCGCAGGCGGCTTCGTTCGAGCGGATTGCCCATTACATCGACAGCAATCTGAAGCAGGACATCTGCGTCGAGCAGCTGGCCAGCCAGGCGCATATCAGCCTGCGCTCGCTGTATGCCTTGTTCGAGCGGTATGCCGGCAGTACGCCGAAGAGCTACATCCGGCGCAAAAAGCTGGAACAGATCAATGCTTGCCTGAGCGACCCGAGCTGTAGCGTGCGCAATGTCACCGAGATCGCGCTGGATTACGGCTTCCTGCACCTCGGACGTTTTTCCGAAAGCTACAAGATCGCCTTCGGCGAGCTGCCTTCGGACACCCTCAAGCACAGGGTCTGA
- the benA gene encoding benzoate 1,2-dioxygenase large subunit has translation MSLGFDFINSLLEEDKEKGIYRCKREMFTDPRLFDLEMKHIFEGNWLYLAHESQIPNKNDYITTVMGRRPIFIARNKDGVLNAFINACSHRGAMLCRHKSGNKSSYTCPFHGWTFNNSGKLLKVKDPADAGYPDSFNCEGSHDLTKVARFESYRGFLFGSLNADVKPLVEHLGESAKIIDMIVDQSPDGLEVLRGSSSYIYEGNWKLTAENGADGYHVSSVHWNYAATQNQRKQREAGEEVRTMSAGGWGKKGGGFYSFEQGHLLLWTRWDNPQDRPLYERRDELVSDYGPARADWMIGNSRNLCLYPNVYLMDQFSSQIRIARPISIDKTEITIYCIAPKGESAEARASRIRQYEDFFNVSGMATPDDLEEFRSCQQGYQGSHAGWNDMSRGAEHWVEGADEAAQEIDLKPKLSGVRTEDEGLFVLQHQYWQQTMIAALKKEQEQLIHVEGA, from the coding sequence ATGTCCCTGGGATTCGACTTTATTAATTCCCTGCTTGAAGAAGACAAGGAGAAGGGCATCTACCGCTGTAAGCGTGAGATGTTCACCGATCCCCGGCTGTTCGATCTCGAGATGAAACACATCTTCGAGGGTAACTGGCTGTATCTCGCCCACGAGAGCCAGATCCCCAACAAGAACGACTACATCACCACCGTTATGGGGCGCCGGCCGATCTTCATCGCGCGCAACAAAGACGGCGTACTCAACGCGTTCATCAACGCCTGCAGTCACCGCGGTGCGATGCTCTGCCGCCACAAGAGCGGCAACAAGTCCTCTTATACCTGCCCGTTCCACGGCTGGACCTTCAATAACTCCGGCAAGCTGCTCAAGGTCAAAGATCCGGCCGATGCCGGCTACCCGGATAGCTTCAACTGCGAAGGCTCCCACGACCTGACCAAGGTCGCGCGTTTCGAGTCCTATCGTGGCTTCCTGTTCGGCAGCTTGAACGCCGACGTCAAACCATTGGTCGAGCACTTGGGTGAGTCGGCGAAGATCATCGACATGATCGTTGACCAGTCGCCGGATGGGCTGGAAGTGCTGCGTGGCTCATCCAGCTACATCTACGAAGGCAACTGGAAACTGACCGCCGAGAATGGCGCCGACGGCTACCACGTCAGCTCCGTGCACTGGAACTACGCCGCCACCCAGAACCAGCGCAAGCAGCGCGAAGCCGGCGAAGAAGTGCGCACCATGAGCGCTGGTGGCTGGGGCAAGAAGGGCGGTGGTTTCTACTCCTTCGAGCAAGGCCACCTGCTGCTCTGGACCCGCTGGGACAACCCGCAAGACCGTCCGCTGTACGAGCGCCGTGATGAATTGGTGAGCGATTACGGTCCGGCGCGTGCCGATTGGATGATTGGCAACTCGCGCAACCTCTGCCTGTACCCGAACGTGTACCTGATGGACCAGTTCAGCTCGCAAATCCGTATTGCCCGGCCGATCTCGATCGACAAAACCGAAATCACCATCTACTGCATCGCACCCAAGGGCGAGAGCGCCGAGGCACGCGCCAGCCGCATCCGTCAGTACGAAGACTTCTTCAACGTTAGCGGCATGGCTACCCCCGATGACCTGGAAGAGTTCCGCTCCTGCCAGCAGGGCTATCAGGGCAGTCACGCCGGTTGGAACGATATGTCCCGCGGTGCCGAGCACTGGGTGGAAGGCGCCGATGAAGCCGCGCAAGAAATTGACCTCAAACCCAAGCTCAGCGGTGTGCGCACCGAAGATGAGGGTCTGTTCGTGCTGCAGCACCAGTACTGGCAGCAGACCATGATCGCGGCGCTGAAAAAAGAGCAAGAGCAACTGATTCACGTGGAGGGTGCGTAA